One stretch of Daphnia pulicaria isolate SC F1-1A chromosome 6, SC_F0-13Bv2, whole genome shotgun sequence DNA includes these proteins:
- the LOC124344218 gene encoding ras-related protein Rab-7L1-like isoform X2, whose protein sequence is MAQITAAKPPDRKLLTEYNRATEKLFKVIIIGDPGVGKTSFIRRYVQNAFRGDYKATIGVDFALKIVRWSENQTIKLQLWDIAGQERFTWMTRVYYKAQGCIIMFDLTSRNSFENAVKWKKDVDSKCVLEDGAPVPCMLLANKCDLRQREVDQWEIETLCREHSFIGWTETSAKDDLMVGDCMRFLIEIMMKYNRFQTTDIFGPSLKLSKRTIEESNGVIARKETSSCGC, encoded by the exons ATGGCGCAAATAACGGCTGCTAAACCGCCCGATCGGAAACTTTTAACAG aatATAACAGGGCGACCGAGAAATTGTTCAAAGTGATTATAATCGGCGACCCCGGAGTTGGGAAG ACATCCTTTATTCGCCGGTATGTTCAAAATGCCTTTCGCGGGGATTATAAAGCTACGATAGGCGTAGATTTTGCTTTGAAAATTGTCAGATGGTCAGAAAACCAGACCATCAAGTTGCAACTTTGGGATATTGCAG GTCAGGAAAGATTTACATGGATGACACGTGTATATTACAAAG CTCAAGGCTGCATCATTATGTTCGATTTGACAAGTCGAAACTCATTTGAAAACGCCGTGAAATGGAAGAAAGACGTCGACTCGAAATGTGTCTTGGAAGATGGTGCCCCG GTTCCGTGTATGTTATTAGCCAACAAA TGTGATTTGCGGCAAAGGGAGGTGGATCAATG GGAGATTGAAACTCTTTGTCGGGAGCACAGCTTCATTGGTTGGACAGAAACATCAGCAAAAGATGACCTGATGGTTGGTGACTGCATGAG gTTCCTGATCGAAATAATGATGAAGTATAACCGCTTCCAAACGACCGACATTTTTGGGCCGTCCCTAAAGCTTAGTAAACGAACAATCGAAGAAAGCAACGGTGTAATTGCTAGAAAGGAAACTTCTTCTTGCGGCTGCTGA
- the LOC124344218 gene encoding ras-related protein Rab-7L1-like isoform X3, producing MAQITAAKPPDRKLLTEYNRATEKLFKVIIIGDPGVGKTSFIRRYVQNAFRGDYKATIGVDFALKIVRWSENQTIKLQLWDIAGQERFTWMTRVYYKEAQGCIIMFDLTSRNSFENAVKWKKDVDSKCVLEDGAPVPCMLLANKCDLRQREVDQCFIGWTETSAKDDLMVGDCMRFLIEIMMKYNRFQTTDIFGPSLKLSKRTIEESNGVIARKETSSCGC from the exons ATGGCGCAAATAACGGCTGCTAAACCGCCCGATCGGAAACTTTTAACAG aatATAACAGGGCGACCGAGAAATTGTTCAAAGTGATTATAATCGGCGACCCCGGAGTTGGGAAG ACATCCTTTATTCGCCGGTATGTTCAAAATGCCTTTCGCGGGGATTATAAAGCTACGATAGGCGTAGATTTTGCTTTGAAAATTGTCAGATGGTCAGAAAACCAGACCATCAAGTTGCAACTTTGGGATATTGCAG GTCAGGAAAGATTTACATGGATGACACGTGTATATTACAAAG AAGCTCAAGGCTGCATCATTATGTTCGATTTGACAAGTCGAAACTCATTTGAAAACGCCGTGAAATGGAAGAAAGACGTCGACTCGAAATGTGTCTTGGAAGATGGTGCCCCG GTTCCGTGTATGTTATTAGCCAACAAA TGTGATTTGCGGCAAAGGGAGGTGGATCAATG CTTCATTGGTTGGACAGAAACATCAGCAAAAGATGACCTGATGGTTGGTGACTGCATGAG gTTCCTGATCGAAATAATGATGAAGTATAACCGCTTCCAAACGACCGACATTTTTGGGCCGTCCCTAAAGCTTAGTAAACGAACAATCGAAGAAAGCAACGGTGTAATTGCTAGAAAGGAAACTTCTTCTTGCGGCTGCTGA
- the LOC124344218 gene encoding ras-related protein Rab-7L1-like isoform X1, whose product MAQITAAKPPDRKLLTEYNRATEKLFKVIIIGDPGVGKTSFIRRYVQNAFRGDYKATIGVDFALKIVRWSENQTIKLQLWDIAGQERFTWMTRVYYKEAQGCIIMFDLTSRNSFENAVKWKKDVDSKCVLEDGAPVPCMLLANKCDLRQREVDQWEIETLCREHSFIGWTETSAKDDLMVGDCMRFLIEIMMKYNRFQTTDIFGPSLKLSKRTIEESNGVIARKETSSCGC is encoded by the exons ATGGCGCAAATAACGGCTGCTAAACCGCCCGATCGGAAACTTTTAACAG aatATAACAGGGCGACCGAGAAATTGTTCAAAGTGATTATAATCGGCGACCCCGGAGTTGGGAAG ACATCCTTTATTCGCCGGTATGTTCAAAATGCCTTTCGCGGGGATTATAAAGCTACGATAGGCGTAGATTTTGCTTTGAAAATTGTCAGATGGTCAGAAAACCAGACCATCAAGTTGCAACTTTGGGATATTGCAG GTCAGGAAAGATTTACATGGATGACACGTGTATATTACAAAG AAGCTCAAGGCTGCATCATTATGTTCGATTTGACAAGTCGAAACTCATTTGAAAACGCCGTGAAATGGAAGAAAGACGTCGACTCGAAATGTGTCTTGGAAGATGGTGCCCCG GTTCCGTGTATGTTATTAGCCAACAAA TGTGATTTGCGGCAAAGGGAGGTGGATCAATG GGAGATTGAAACTCTTTGTCGGGAGCACAGCTTCATTGGTTGGACAGAAACATCAGCAAAAGATGACCTGATGGTTGGTGACTGCATGAG gTTCCTGATCGAAATAATGATGAAGTATAACCGCTTCCAAACGACCGACATTTTTGGGCCGTCCCTAAAGCTTAGTAAACGAACAATCGAAGAAAGCAACGGTGTAATTGCTAGAAAGGAAACTTCTTCTTGCGGCTGCTGA
- the LOC124344123 gene encoding polynucleotide 5'-hydroxyl-kinase nol9-like → MKKLSTKKTKTASSSRKSNTNDSSDSTNMAEKKLSFVSHLLSAKSVYDSLKNGQTKPTSKRSKLKKKTSRKNKTSSKLNVDNSSTINQSVSVTGIGALKLKLKESNISDEDNSFQSSPNEDDSFLTAEKEGIEETFAMDEESSSLQAVYQTLDTFDFLLINPNEVLAFIPFQTCFYFKGRLSLTCLSGIAEMQGFSIEQNLSKTYHVFSPRGYSLQCIRSVGKSNTSFNASRAHALLKSAGLTCEENLLKKKSSENVLLILRSLNFGMIDYISRIFPINILKKEECVPPESNYWRDENRNLFGKLCNQLDTSIVLRGSIFSARFYLQPDVWAEYAQQLMDKYQKKETVRVMLLGGKGVGKSTLLRYLVNQLIQKCGTVLVVDFDPGQPEFFPAGCVTASLVSEPLLGPNFTHIQQPLFSYFVGDADIIGCPERYVRSCRQLLIDCKLKFALENVPTLINTMGFTSGIGLDVTLDLIRLTQPHQLLQISSRSLRRNFPAMLERDYVAQHQRGWLTDAAEWSEKLPNYELQAIYSSAELSEKSLEEWGFRASELRQIGLMSYFSQLSNSARWSLMDSVPYCISWQDLAVCICHESVPPALTMAALNASLVALCILDNDAAASVPYYQAADGKYPKILRELPLMPCLGYGIIRGIDLARGRVYLISPEPAERLAHVNCLVMGGVRVPESLLLDAPLSVNQDEECVTKLRVPYGTFGPSVAQPACRPYRKYNPVFTLRNVV, encoded by the exons ATGAAGAAACTctcaaccaaaaaaacgaagactgcttcttcttcaagaAAAAGCAACACAAACGATAGTTCTGACTCAACAAATATGGCagagaaaaaattgtcatttgtCAGTCATTTGCTTTCAGCCAAAAGTGTCTATGATTCCTTAAAAAATGGACAGACCAAACCAACTTCGAAAAGatcaaaacttaaaaaaaaaacttcacgaAAGAACAAAACATCATCCAAATTAAATGTAGACAACAGTTCAACCATTAATCAAAGTGTGTCGGTGACTGGCATTGGTGCCTTAAAACTTAAATTAAAGGAGAGCAACATTTCTGATGAAGATAATTCATTCCAATCCTCTCCCAATGAGGatgattcttttttaacagcagaaaaagaagGTATTGAAGAAACCTTTGCTATGGATGAGGAATCAAGTTCTTTGCAAGCAGTCTACCAAACTCTGGATACATTTGATTTCCTTCTAATTAATCCCAATGAAGTTCTAGCATTCATCCCATTTCAGACATGTTTTTACTTCAAAGGACGTCTTAGTTTGACATGTCTTAGTGGGATTGCCGAGATGCAAGGCTTTTCTATTGAGCAGAATTTAAGTAAAACATACCATGTTTTTTCTCCTAGAGGATACAGTCTGCAGTGCATCCGTTCAGTCGGAAAAAGCAATACGTCTTTTAATGCAAGCCGCGCTCACGCTCTCTTGAAGTCTGCTGGGTTGACGTGTgaagaaaatcttttgaagaaaaagagctcTGAAAATGTCTTGCTTATTTTGCGTTCCCTTAACTTTGGAATGATTGATTACATCAGCCGTATTTTCCCCATCAACATCCTCAAGAAAGAAGAGTGCGTTCCTCCAGAATCTAATTATTGGAGAGATGAAAATCGCAACCTATTTGGCAAACTTTGTAACCAACTTGACACGAGTATTGTTCTACGCGGAAGCATTTTCAGCGCCAGATTCTATTTACAACCAGATGTCTGGGCAGAGTATGCACAACAATTAATGgataaatatcaaaaaaaggagactGTTAGAGTAATGTTGCTCGGTGGAAAAGGAGTGGGGAAATCAACTCTACTTCGTTACTTGGTCAATCAACTCATCCAAAAGTGTGGAACCGTTTTGGTGGTGGACTTTGATCCTGGTCAGCCAGAATTTTTTCCTGCGGGATGCGTAACAGCATCTTTAGTCTCTGAACCGTTGCTTGGTCCAAATTTTACCCACATTCAACAGCCACTTTTCTCATACTTCGTCGGGGATGCAGATATTATCGGTTGTCCGGAACGCTATGTTCGGTCATGCCGGCAACTTCTTATCGACTGCAAGCTTAAATTTGCCTTGGAAAATGTTCCAACACTAATCAATACCATGGGATTCACTAGCGGAATTGGTTTGGATGTAACATTAGACTTGATTCGTCTTACCCAGCCACACCAACTTCTTCAAATTAGCAGCCGCTCACTTCGTCGCAATTTCCCTGCAATGCTCGAACGTGATTATGTTGCACAACACCAACGCGGCTGGCTAACCGATGCTGCTGAGTGGTCAGAAAAATTACCCAATTACGAGCTACAAGCAATCTATTCATCGGCGGAACTATCAGAGAAAAGTTTAGAAGAATGGGGTTTTCGTGCATCGGAATTGCGGCAAATTGGACTAATGTCCTATTTCAGCCAACTATCTAACAGCGCTCGTTGGTCGTTAATGGATTCTGTACCCTACTGCATTTCATG GCAAGATTTGGCCGTTTGCATCTGCCATGAATCTGTTCCACCTGCTTTGACAATGGCCGCTCTCAACGCTTCGCTGGTTGCTCTTTGCATTTTGGACAACGATGCCGCTGCTTCTGTTCCATATTACCAGGCTGCTGACGGAAAATACCCCAAAATTTTGCGAGAGTTACCTTTGATGCCTTGTCTGGGCTACGGTATTATCAGAGGAATCGACCTTGCAAGAGGCCGTGTCTACTTGATCAGCCCAGAACCAGCGGAGCGACTTGCACATGTCAACTGTTTAGTGATGGGAGGAGTACGAGTTCCAGAAAGTCTACTACTCGATGCACCTTTATCGGTCAACCAAGATGAAGAATGTGTCACGAAACTACGAGTCCCATACGGGACTTTTGGTCCTTCTGTTGCTCAGCCAGCATGTCGACCCTATCGCAAGTACAATCCCGTCTTTACTTTGCGCAATGTTGTGTAA
- the LOC124344103 gene encoding ubiquitin-like modifier-activating enzyme 1 — MSTAEVDPSPSSPSPAAKKRKLEENNGNSSNGSNHHLKEVQQQSKMAGNGNIHTIDEGLYSRQLYVLGHEAMQRMATSDVLISGLGGLGVEIAKNIILGGVKSVTLHDNSICKASDLSSQFYVSEADLGKNRAEVSHKSLAELNQYVPVETYTGELNKEFLKKYRVVVLTNSSLEEQLRVSEIVRSFGNALIVSKTQGLFAQVFCDFGEDFTIIDTTGENPVSAMIAGVTKEEASVVTCLDETRHGLEDGDCVTFSEVQGMVELNGCEPKKIKVLGPYTFSIGDTSAFSDYVRGGVVTQVKMPKQIHFKPLADALEEPEFVMTDFGKFDRPPQIHLAFRTLDAYVKKEGRLPTPWSRKDSQQFVDLAKELNTGLSGLSKVDEVDEKLLATFSHVCQGDLNPLNATLGGVVAQEVMKACSEKFSPIVQWLYFDATECLPDNQDSLTEENCKLTGSRYDGQVAVFGNEFQKKLGSLRYFIVGAGAIGCELLKNFAMIGVGAGEGGQVFVTDMDLIEKSNLNRQFLFRSHDVQKPKSSSAAAAVKVMNPQANVTAFENRVGPETEQFFDDDFFSKLDGVANALDNVDARIYMDRRCVYYHKPLLESGTLGTKGNVQVVIPHLTESYSSSQDPPEKSIPICTLKNFPNAIEHTLQWARDMFEGLFRQSAESAAQYLVDSKFMERTLKLTGSQPLEIVEAVHRSLVEERPKNFEQCVQWARLHWQEQYHNQIKQLLFNFPPEQLTSSGQPFWSGPKRCPHPLEFDITNPVHLDYVVAAANLKAKIYNIPQSRDVQAITKMVESCVVPEFVPRSGVRIAVSDAEAAAAANNPGMLDEDRLTQLQTELPSVDSLSGLRILPLEFEKDDDTNFHMDFIVASSNLRAENYDIAPADRHKSKLIAGKIIPAIATTTSVVSGLVCIELLKLVQGHTNPEAFKNGFINLALPFFGFSEPIAAPKQTYYDKEWTLWDRFEVEGEKTLRQFIDYFESEHKLKITMLSQGVCMLYSFFMPQAKRSERMDLPMSEVVKRVSKKRLEPHVKALVFELCCNNLEDEDVEVPYVRYVLPTE, encoded by the exons ATGTCCACTGCTGAGGTGGATCCGTCACCCTCGTCTCCCAGTCCTGCtgcaaagaaaaggaagttgGAAGAAAATAACGGGAACAGCAGTAACGGTAGCAATCACCATTTAAAAGAAGTTCAGCAGCAATCGAAAATGGCAGGAAATGGCAACATCCACACCATCGATGAGGGTCTTTATTCCAGACAACTTTATGTATTGGGCCATGAAGCTATGCAGAGGATGGCTACTTCTGATGTCCTGATTTCCGGTCTTGGAGGCCTTGGAGTGGAAATTGCTAAGAATATCATCTTGGGAGGTGTGAAGTCTGTCACCCTTCATGACAACTCAATTTGCAAAGCCTCTGACCTTTCTTCCCAGTTTTATGTATCGGAAGCAGATCTGGGAAAGAACAGAGCTGAAGTTTCTCACAAGAGCTTGGCCGAACTCAATCAGTATGTCCCAGTAGAAACTTATACAGGAGAGTTGAACAAAGAATTCTTGAAGAAATACCGAGTTGTAGTTTTAACTAATTCAAGTCTTGAAGAGCAACTTCGGGTTTCTGAGATCGTTCGTAGCTTCGGCAATGCTCTCATCGTCTCCAAAACACAAGGTCTGTTTGCCCAAGTCTTCTGTGACTTTGGGGAAGATTTCACCATCATCGATACTACTGGAGAAAATCCCGTTTCTGCTATGATTGCGGGGGTGACTAAAGAAGAAGCAAGTGTTGTTACTTGCTTGGATGAGACCCGGCACGGATTGGAAGATGGCGATTGTGTTACTTTCTCGGAGGTACAGGGCATGGTTGAGCTGAATGGTTGCGAACCCAAGAAGATCAAAGTACTTGGACCATACACCTTTAGCATTGGTGACACGAGCGCTTTCAGCGACTATGTACGTGGAGGAGTGGTTACTCAAGTGAAAATGCCCAAACAAATCCACTTCAAACCGTTGGCTGACGCGCTCGAAGAACCAGAATTCGTGATGACAGATTTCGGCAAATTTGATCGGCCCCCCCAAATCCATCTAGCATTCAGGACATTGGACGCCTACGTCAAGAAGGAGGGACGATTGCCAACTCCTTGGAGCCGTAAAGACAGTCAACAGTTTGTGGATTTAGCTAAAGAGTTAAACACCGGTCTAAGTGGCTTATCTAAAGTTGATGAAGTTGACGAAAAGTTATTGGCCACCTTCTCCCATGTATGTCAAGGAGATTTGAACCCCTTAAACGCCACTCTCGGCGGGGTTGTCGCTCAAGAAGTTATGAAGGCGTGTAGCGAAAAGTTTTCTCCCATTGTTCAATGGCTATACTTCGATGCCACCGAGTGTCTGCCAGATAACCAAGATTCGTTGACCGAAGAAAACTGTAAGCTTACTGGATCCAGATATGATGGACAg gTGGCAGTTTTTGGCAATGAATTCCAGAAAAAGCTTGGATCCCTACGTTACTTCATTGTGGGAGCTGGAGCTATCGGTTGTGAG CTTCTCAAAAATTTTGCCATGATTGGAGTTGGTGCTGGTGAAGGGGGCCAAGTCTTCGTAACAGACATGGACTTGATTGAAAAGTCCAATCTGAATAGGCAGTTTCTTTTCCGGTCGCATGACGTACAGAAACCCAAATCCAGTTCGGCGGCCGCTGCCGTGAAGGTGATGAACCCTCAGGCCAACGTTACAGCCTTCGAGAATCGCGTCGGTCCCGAAACGGAGCAGTTCTTTGATgacgattttttttcgaaattggaTGGCGTTGCTAATGCCCTCGACAACGTGGATGCCCGTATCTACATGGATAGGCGCTGCGTCTATTACCACAAGCCCTTGCTCGAATCTGGAACTCTGGGTACCAAAGGAAACGTTCAAGTTGTTATCCCCCATCTAACGGAGTCATATAGTTCGTCTCAA GATCCTCCGGAAAAATCAATTCCTATCTGTACGCTGAAGAATTTTCCTAATGCCATTGAACACACACTGCAATGGGCTCGGGATATGTTCGAAGGGTTGTTCCGGCAATCAGCAGAGAGCGCTGCTCAATATTTAGTTGATTCTAAATTCATGGAGAGAACACTAAAGCTAACAGGATCTCAACCACTCGAGATAGTCGAGGCCGTCCACCGCAGCCTAGTTGAGGAACGTCCGAAGAATTTTGAGCAGTGTGTGCAATGGGCTCGCCTCCATTGGCAGGAACAATATCACAATCAGATCAAGCAattattgtttaattttccaCCCGAGCAACTTACTTCTTCTG GTCAACCGTTTTGGTCGGGACCTAAACGCTGTCCTCATCCATTGGAATTCGATATCACTAACCCCGTCCATTTGGATTATGTGGTAGCGGCTGCTAATCTAAAAGCAAAAATTTACAACATCCCACAGTCGCGCGATGTACAG GCTATTACTAAAATGGTTGAATCGTGTGTCGTACCGGAATTCGTACCACGTTCAGGAGTTAGAATTGCTGTTTCGGATgcggaagctgctgctgccgccaacAACCCAGGCATGCTTGATGAAGACAGACTTACCCAGCTGCAGACGGAGTTGCCATCTGTGGACTCTCTGTCCGGCTTGCGCATTCTCCcccttgaatttgaaaaggaTGACGACACCAACTTTCACATGGATTTCATCGTAGCCTCTTCTAACTTGCGGGCAGAGAATTATGATATCGCACCGGCTGATCGCCACAAGAGCAAACTTATTGCTGGAAAGATTATTCCAGCTATTGCTACTACTACCTCCGTCGTTTCAGGCTTGGTCTGCATCGAACTTTTGAAGTTGGTACAGGGTCATACCAATCCAGAGGCATTCAAGAACGGGTTTATCAACTTGGCTCTTCCGTTCTTTGGCTTTTCTGAACCAATCGCTGCTCCCAAGCAAACG TATTACGACAAGGAATGGACCTTGTGGGATCGTTTTGAAGTGGAGGGTGAAAAGACGCTCCGacaatttattgattatttcGAAAGCGAACACAAGCTGAAAATCACCATGCTTTCACAGGGTGTTTGCATGCTTTATTCGTTCTTTATGCCGCAAGCTAAACGAAGCGAACGTATGGATCTCCCCATGTCAGAGGTTGTCAAGCGTGTGTCGAAGAAGAGACTGGAGCCTCATGTCAAAGCACTCGTCTTCGAGTTATGCTGTAATAACCTTGAAGATGAAGACGTCGAAGTGCCCTACGTCCGTTACGTGCTCCCGACCGAATAA